The Prevotella melaninogenica region GCTGCTCGTCAGTCGCTGATAGCTCGTGGTGATGGTCATGGAACTGGTTGGTCACTCGGTCATAAGATTAATCTTAACGCCCGTGCCTACGAAGGTCTCCACTGTCATAACCTTATCAAGCGCGCTTTACAGCAGACTTGGGACACCGGAACAAACGAGGCTGCAGGTGGTATCTATGAGAACCTCTGGGATGCTCATGCACCTTATCAGATTGATGGTAACTTCGGTTATACAGCTGGTGTAGCCGAAATGCTCCTGCAGAGTCATAATGATAAACTCGTGATTCTCCCTGCCTTGCCAACAACATTCTGGCAGAAGGGTTCAGTGAAGGGCTTGAAGGCAGTGGGCAACTTCACCGTTGACATTGATTGGGCTGCTGCGAAGGCTACGAAGGTACAGATTGTTTCAAACATGGGTATAACCTGTATTGTGAAATATGCTAACGTAGCAAAGGAGTATAAGGTGACGACTGCTGACGGAAAGACGGTTAAGGCAAAGCGTATCAGTGATGACGAAATCAGCTTCCCTACAGTGAAGGGCGGTGTGTATTTCATTGTTTCTAAGACTGCAGACGCTATCGCAGCCGTACAAAAGGCGCAGGACGGTAACATCGCTTCGGTAGACTACTACAGCCTTAACGGTACAAAGACAAGTCAGTCACGGAGCCGTGGCGTTTACATCAAGCAAATGAAGTACAGCAACGGTACAACAAGCACAACGAAAGTAATCAACTAATCACAGGTTATACATCTTACCCACACTTCGGCTTAGGCTGAGGTATGGGTTCAACTAAAAATATCTATTATCTTTCATTCATATGAAATCAATCAGAAACATTGGTCTTCTCGTATTCTTACTGGCGTTAGCACCATCCGTGCTAAGGGCTGGCACATGGGGTGCGAAGCCTGAACACGGTAAGACCTATTTAATTTCAGTAGGGCAAGACACCAAGAATGTCCTTACTCCCTACAAGTATTCATGGTTAAGAGACACGGGTCTTGCGTTCCTTACTTACGCTGAAGGCAACGATGCACAGAAGTGGAAACTCATTGCTGTGAGCGGTAAGCAGGACTGCTATCAGTTGGTAAATGGCGACGGCGAGTTGGCTTTCGACATGGCACTCAACGAAGAAAAGAAAGTCTCTGGCTATCCTTGTATGTGGACACAGAGCATCGCCAATCCTAATCAACAGATTTATATCACTAAGAAAGGCAGTGGTTATAAGTTGAGTGCAGTGTCTGCAAGGAATGGTCAGACTTATTATGTAACCTTTGGTTCTATCTCTTCTGTCAACGGATATTACTGTGGTTATGAGAACAGTGAGGCGTCAGCTGCTACGCTACAGTTCAAGGAAGTGCCTGCAGTGGTTATTCCTGAAGGTGCCGACTGGGAGAATGCTAAGGTCTATGAGCGTAACAAGGAGCGTGCACATGCCACCTATATGCCTTATCCTTCAACGAAGGCTATGAAGGCAGATGCCCAGCGTTATGACAAGCCTTGGTTGGACCCAACAGGTGCAAACTACCTTAGTCTGAACGGTACATGGAAGTTGCGTTGGAGCGAGGGAGCTAAGCCTGTCTTGCTCGGCAAGGACGACTTCTGGGGCGATGGTGTAAGTACTGAAGGCTCTGCGTGGAACGATATCACTGTTCCTTCTTGTTTAGAGATGAATGGTTATGGTCTGCCAATGTATGTGAATGTAGACTATCCGTTTGAAGATCAGCAGCCTTACGTTCGTATGAAGGGTGATTTGAAGAACTCAGTGGGCTCTTATCGTCGTGATTTCACTCTGCCTGCAGGCTGGGAGAATAAGCGTGTCTTCCTCCACTTTGATGGTATCTACTCTGCTGCTTATGTTTATGTGAATGGCAATGAAGTGGGTTATACAGAAGGAGCAAACAATGTCAGCGAGTTTGACATTACTAAATATCTCCACACTGGTAAGAATAATGTTGCCGTACAGGTGATTCGTTGGAGCGATGGCTCTTATCTTGAGGGTCAGGATATGTGGCATATGAGTGGTATTCATCGTGATGTTTACCTTGTGGCTACACCAAAGACTTACTTGGCAGACCATTATATTAAGTCTACTGTTACCCCAGGTGCTACAACGGCTGCTATGGGAAGTGCGGCTACATCTGTAGACCTTACCGTCTGCAACCGTGATAAGACAGCAGCACAGAAGACCGTAACTGTAACGCTCTTCGACCCATCGGGTAAGGAAGTGAAGAAGCTGAAATCTGACTTTGTCTTTGCTGCTGGCGACAGTTTGAAGACACAGACAGTTGACTTCGGAACACTCTCTAACGTGAAACTATGGTCTGCTGAGACCCCAACGCTCTATACCTTCACTTTCAGTCAGTCGCAGGACGGCAAGGAAGAGGAGGCTTTCTCTACTAAATATGGCTTCAGAAAGATTGACCTTAGTAAGGGTTATCTTGAGGTGAACGGCCGTCGTACCTACCTCAAGGGTGCTAACACACAGGACACTGACCCATTGCATGGTCGCAGCATCAGCACCGACCTTATGTTAAAAGACATAGCAATGATGAAGCAGTCTAACATGAATACGGTTCGTACCAGCCACTATCCACGTCATGCAAAGATGATGGCAATGTTCGATCACTTCGGTCTCTTCGTTGTTGATGAGGCTGATATGGAACTTCATAGGAACTGGGAAGGCTCAAAGACAATCATCAATAACACGGATTGGACAGGTGCTATCGTTGACCGTGACGTACGTAATACGCTCCGCGACCGCAACCATCCGAGTGTTGTCTTTTGGAGTTTGGGTAACGAGAGTGGCTCTGGTCTGAACATCATGGCGGCTTACAACGCTGTGAAAGAGCTCGACAACCGTTATATCCACTATGAGGGATCAACACGAGATAAGGCTGAAGGCACTGATATCCACTCTGTAATGTATCCTGCTATGGATGCTTGGCGCAGCGGAACAACGGGTCCGGTGACCTCTGATGTGAACCATCCGAACACGAATAAGCCTTACTTCATGTGCGAGTATGCCCATGCTATGGGTAACGCTGTGGGCAACCTGCGTGAGTACTGGGAGGCTATGGAAGGCTCTCAGATGGGTGTTGGTGGTTGTATCTGGGACTGGGTTGATCAGAGTATCTACTCTTATGATGCGATTAAAAACAACCAATTGACAAAGAATGGATTCCCTGCTTATATCACAGGATATGACTGTCCGGGTCCTCATCAGTATAACTTCGTTAACAACGGACTTGTCAATGCCGACCGTGCATGGAGTGCTGAGTTGGATGAGGTGAAGCGTATTTACCAATGGGTGGGCTTCGATTTGAATAAAGACAGCCGTCAGGTGAAGTTGACGAATAAGTATCTCGACCGCAATCTCAACCAGTTCTATCTTAAGTGGACCCTCCTTGCTGACGGTAAGCCTGTACAGGATGGTATCGTTAAGAAGCTGAATTGCGCTGCTGGTGGTACTGAAACCATTGACTTGAAGTATAGCCCTACAGCCTTTGCAGGTAAGGAACTCTTCCTCAACATCGGACTTTATACGAAGGAGGAAACGAACTGGTGCGACCGTGACTATCCTGTTGCTGAGTTCCAGCAGCAGTTGGCACAACGCACAGAGGTCCTCGATAAGGTTGATAACACAAAGGCTGATGCCCTTCACGCAACGAAGAATAGCGATGGTGGTTATACCTATGCTAATAGTAAGCAGAAAGTAACATTCGACGGACAGGGTAATATCACCCTTTGGTCATACGATGGGAAGAATCTCTTCATGCCAGAGGCTGGACCACGCTTTGACCGCTACCGCTGGATAGAGAATGATGGTCCTATGGAGGCTTACGGTAATGCTGCAACCGACAATGGTGTAACTTCACAGACTGCTACCTTCCAACTCTCTGACGATGGTAAGACGGCAACCGTGAATGTTACGCAGAACGGCAACTATGGTAAGGCTACTTATAAGTACACAATCAATGCAAACGGTACGATAGATCTCGCCAGCTCGTATGAGGCACAGGGCAATGGCGCAAGACGTTTAGGCTTTAGTCTGAACTTCCCAAGCGACATGTCAAAGGTTCGCTACTATGCACGTGGTCCTCGCGCAAGCTATATCGACCGCCTCGATGGCGAAGACTTCGGTCTCTATGAGACGACAGTCAAGGATATGTATGAGCCTTTCGCACACCCACAGAGCAACGGCAACCGCGTTGGTCTTCGTTGGCTCACCCTCACTAACAACGAGGGAACAGGTGTGAAGGTAGAGACAGCGGGCGATGTAGCCTTCTCTCTGACCCCTTGGACAGATGCCGAGTTGCGTACTGCACGCCATGAATGGGAGTTGCCAACAAGCAATCGCACCGTAGCACACTTTGATGCTATCCAGCGTGGTCTTGGTAATGGCTCTTGTGGTCCCGGTCCATTGCCACAGTATGAGATACAGAAAGGTAAAACCTACTCAAATATCGTGCGTTTCATCCCTTTTTCGGAAGCGGCAGATGATACCGCAAACGGAATCTCTGCCGTGGTAAACTCAGCGACAACAATAGCACAAGTCTACGACCTCTCTGGTCGTAAACTCCCTGAACCTCCTGCCAAAGGATTCTATATTCAGGGTGGAAAGGTTCATGTTAACTAACGCCTTGCAGTCTTCAGTGCTTATGATATGACTGTAGGGTAGGGGCGCACGTGGTATTCTTCATTCTAAGGAATGGGTGCCTCGTGCGCCTTTATATTTCAAAATGGCAATTATAATGGTTGACTAAAAATATCCTTCCCCCATGTATGGAGCGATAATAAAGTAAGGCAAAGCTATAATAATGTGCACTTCTTTCCGTTTTCAAAGCGTGTGCGGAGGCTTAGCACATGGCGTGCTGATGGTAAACACCATTGGTGCGGAGCCTTAGTAAGTTCACAGAAGTTCTCTCTGAAGGAGGAGTGAAAGCATAAAACCCTTGTTATGAAGTAATAAATAAAAAATATCTTTATTATGAAACAGAAAACGAACTATCTATTTCCTTTAGCCATTATTGGCTTATTCTTCTTCTCTATTGGCTTTGCCTTGGGTATCAACTCTTATCTGATGCCAGTATTAGAGAAGTCAATGCACATCTCTGGTGCGGCTTCAAGTCTGTTGCTTGCAGCGACTTTCATACCGTTCCTCTTGTTCGGTATTCCTGCAACCCATTGCATTAAGGCAATCGGTTATAAGCGTACGATGGCTTTGTCGTTTGCTATCTTCGCAGCAGCTTTCGGACTTTTCATCCTCGCAGCGAAGCAGAACTCACTGACATGGTTCCTCATTGCGAGTTTCGTCAGTGGTGCAGCCAACGCCGTTCTGCAGGCATCTGTCAATCCATATGTGACGATTCTTGGTCCGATGGATTCGGCAGCGCGTCGTATCTCTTGCATGGGTATCAGTAATAAGTTGGCTTGGCCAGTGACAACCCTCTTCATCACTTTGGTGATTGGTAAGGGTATTGGCGATACGCAACTCACCGATCTTTACATGCCATTCACCATCATCATCGGTATCTTTTTGCTCTTGGGTGTTATCGCATTGATGGCTCCACTGCCAGACGTGAAGGCTGCAGGTGAGGATGAGAGTGAGAACGGAGACGAGACAGCAGTCAGTTCCTACGCTGACGGTAAGACAAGTATTCTGCAGTTCCCACACTTATTGTTGGGCTGTTTAGCACTCTTCCTCTATGTTGGTGTAGAGACCATTTCGCTTGCTACGGCAACAGGTTATGCAAAGTCATTAGGTTTGGAGGGTGATAACTACGGATTTATCCCTTCAGTGGGTATGATTGTGGGTTATATCTGTGGTGTAATCTTCATCCCACGTTACCTCTCTCAGGCAGCTGCAATGCGTATCTGCGCTATTATTGCCCTCGTTGGTAGTGTGGCTGTAGCCGTAGTGCCAGATCCCGTTATCTCCGTTTATTGCATCTTCTTGATGGCATTAGGCTGTTCATTGATGTGGCCAGCGTTGTGGCCTTTGGCAATGGCAGACCTTGGCAAGTTCACTAAATCTGGTGCTTCACTGCTGACCATGGCGATTGCCGGTGGTGCTGTGATGCCTTGGCTGCGTGGTGTGGTACAGGATGCAACGTCTTTCCAGACCTCTTACTGGGTCAGCGTCCCTTGTTTCCTCTTCATCCTTTACTACGGACTCGCAGGCTACAAGATTCGGACGAAGAAGGAGGAGTGATGAGGAGTTAAGGAGGATTTGTGGAGGAGTTAAGGAGTTAAATGGAGTTAAAGGAGTTAAGACAACACCGCTGACTCATAGATTAGACGCAGAGTTAAGGAGGAAATGACGAGGAGTTAAGGAATTAAATGGAGTTCAAGGAGTTAAGACAACACCGTTTACACTTGCTTCTTTGCCTAATAAAATACCCTACTTCTTCCCTTTCGTCACCTCCGTATTGTAAATAAAAATCAAATCTTAAAAATAAAAAGAGCATGAATTGGCTTTCAATTCATACTCTTTTCGTTTCTAAAAGATGCCCTTTTGAACCCTTATTAACGCCTTTTTGAAGTCCAATTAAGTACCTTTTATGTTGCAAATTTATAACCGACTGATTTTCTGTTGATTGCAAACTTGCTTTTCATCCGTGTTTTTATCCTTATCTATAGCTGTTTCACTCGAAATTATGTAATGTTTTTTCAATCATTATCTACGCGAAATTTTACCGACTACGCATTATGCGAATGACACGAATTACATCGCAATAATGTTAGCGTAATTAGAGAAATTCGTAGTTCTTAATAGTTCAAATCATAAAGTTCAAAGTTCAAACCTCAAAGTTCAATGTTAATAGTTCAAATCATAAAGTTCAAAGTTCAAACCTCAAAGTTCAATGTTCAATGTTCAAAGTTAAGTTCTACTTGTTTCTTTGTCGTTTGAAATAAAAATCGTAACTTTGCAGCCAAATTATTATATAATAAGGTATTAGAAAAAGATGATTACACTTTCAAACCTTGCTATCCAATTCGGCAAGAGAGTTCTATACAAGGACGTTAACTTAAAGTTTACACCAGGTAATATTTACGGAGTCATTGGTGCCAATGGTGCTGGTAAATCAACCTTGCTTCGTGCCATTTCTGGCGACTTAGAGCCAAACAAGGGAACAGTAGAGTTAGGACCGGGTGAGCGTCTGTCGGTATTGGAACAGGACCACTTCAAATATGATGAGTATAAGGTAATGGACACTGTCCTCATGGGGCATGATGCACTTTGGCAGAACATGAAAGAGCGTGAGGAACTTTACGCTAAGCCAGAGATGACTGAGGAGGATGGTAATCGTGCTGCCGACTTAGAGTTGAAGTTTGCTGAGATGAATGGATGGGAGGCTGAAAGTAATGCTGCACAGTTGCTCCAGAACCTTGGCGTTAAGGAGGATTTGCATGAGAAGCAGATGTCACAGCTCTCAAATACTGAGAAGGTGCGTGTGATGTTGGCTAAGGCTCTCTTTGGTAAGCCAGAGAACTTGTTGCTCGATGAGCCTACCAACGACCTCGACCTTGAGACCGTTGAATGGTTAGAGGATTATCTCGGTGAGATTGACGAGCATCAGACGGTATTGGTTGTATCGCACGACCGTCACTTCCTCGACTCAGTCAGCACACAGACAATCGATATCGACTTCGGTAAGGTAACGGTCTTTGCGGGTAACTACTCGTTCTGGTATGAGAGTTCACAGTTGGCTTTACGTCAGGCTCAAAACCAGAAGATGAAGGCTGAAGAGAAGAAGAAGCAGTTGGAGGAATTCATCCGCCGATTCTCTGCCAATGTGGCTAAGAGTAAGCAGACAACATCACGTAAGAAGATGTTGGAGCGTCTGAACGTAGAGGAGATTCGTCCATCAAGCCGTAAATATCCAGGTATTATCTTCTCTATGGAGCGTGAACCAGGAAACCAGATTCTTGAGGTTGAGAACTTGAAGGCTGTTGATGAGGACGGAACAGTACTCTTCGATAATGTGAACTTCAATATTGAGAAGGGACAGAAGGTAGTCTTCCTCTCTCGCAACTCAAAGGCTATGACTGCGCTCTTCGAGATTATCAATGGTAATCGAGAGCCTGATGCTGGTACATATAATTGGGGTGTGACAATCACTACGGCTTATCTCCCATTGGATAATACCGAGTTCTTCGATTGTGATTTGAACCTTGTTGACTGGTTGTCACAGTTCGGACCAGGTAACGAAGTGGCTATGAAGGGCTTCTTGGGTCGTATGTTGTTCAAGCAGGAAGAGGTTGAGAAGAAGGTGAACGTACTCTCTGGAGGTGAGAAGATGCGTTGTATGATTGCACGTATGCAGCTTCAGAATGCCAACTGTTTGATTCTTGACACACCAACCAACCACCTTGACTTGGAGAGTATTCAGGCGTTCAATAACAACTTGATTGGCTTTAAGGGTAATATCCTCTTTAGTTCACACGACCATGAGTTTATTAACACCGTGGCTGATCGTATCATTGAGCTGACTCCAAAGGGTACCATCGACAAGCTGATGAGCTACGATGACTATATCCATGACGAGCAGATTAAGGAGCAAAAAGCAGGAATGTACTAAGATTGTCAAAACATGGCATACTATTTGCAAGGGTATGCCATGACAAATAGTGCAATAAAATTATGAGTAAGAAAGAGAAAAATATAAAGATTGAAGGCGAAGAACTGGAGTTGAATAACGAAGAAACAACCCAGAACGACGCTGAAGCACAGGCGGAAGAAACCAACGGAAAGGAGACTCCTGCAGAGGAAGAACTTGACCCATTGACAGCTGCACAGAACGAAGCTGAGCAGTGGAAAGACAAGTATATCCGTTTGGTTGCTGAATTTGATAACTACAAGAAACGTACACTGAAGGAGAAGTCAGAACTGATTCTCAACGGAAGTGAGAAGACTGTAGCTGCTATTCTACCTATCCTTGACGACTTTGAGCGTGCTACTGCCGATAAGACAGAGGATCCACAGGCGATTAAAGAAGGTTATGAACTTATCTATAAGAAGTTTTTGAAGGCCTTGGAGACACTTGGTGTTAACAAGATTAAGACCGATAATGCTGACTTCAACGTCGATTATCATGAGGCTATCGCTATAGTTCCTGGTATGGGCGACGATAAGAAGGGCAAGGTTATCGATTGTGTACAGACTGGTTATACGCTCAATGACAAGGTTATCCGTCACGCAAAGGTTGCTGTCGGACAATAATTTCATAAGGAAGAATGGCAAAAAGAGATTACTATGAGGTGTTAGGTGTCAGCAAGAATGCCTCTGAAGACGAAATAAAGAAAGCATACAGAAAACTTGCTATTAAGTATCATCCTGACCGTAATCCAGATGACCCTGAGGCTGAAGCAAAGTTTAAAGAGGCTGCTGAGGCTTATGATGTACTGCACGATCCACAGAAACGCCAACAGTATGACCAGTTTGGTTTCGATGCGCCTGGCGGTGGCTTTGGTGGTGGTAGTCCCTTCGGTGGAGCTGGTGGTTTCTCTATGGACGATATCTTCTCTATGTTTGGCGATGTGTTCGGTGGACGTGGAGGAGGATTTGGCGGCTTCGGAGGTGGCGGACATCAAGCCCCTAAGTACCGTGGAACAGATCTTCGTTTGAAGGTTCGTCTGTCGTTGCAAGAGGTTGCTACGGGAGTTACCAAGAAGTTTAAGGTGCGTAAAGACGTTCCTTGCGAACACTGTCATGGCTCTGGTGCTGAGGAGGGTAGCGGAACAGAGACTTGCCAGAACTGTCATGGTTCGGGCGTTGAAATCCGTACACAGCAGAGTATCTTTGGTATGATGCAGACCCAGACTACCTGTCATGTATGTAATGGTGAGGGAACTATCATTAAGAACAAGTGTACTCACTGTCATGGTGAAGGCGTTGTAAAGGGCGAGGAAGTCGTTGAAATCAACATCCCAGCGGGTGTTGCTGAAGGTATGGTGGTCAATGTTCCTGGCAAGGGTAACGCTGGTAGACACAATGGCGTGGCAGGTAATATCCAAGTATATATCGAGGAGGAACCTAACGACACCTTCGTTCGTGACGGACAGAACATCATCTATAATCTCTTGCTCGACTTCCCAACAGCTGCCTTAGGAGGTCAGGTGGATATCCCAACCATCGATGGCAGTAATGTAAAGATTAAGATTGAACCCGGAACACAGCCTGGTAAGACGCTCCGCCTACGTGGTAAGGGTCTTCCAGCAGTACAAGGCTATGGCAGCGGTACTGGCGATTTAGTGGTTCACATCAGTATTTACGTTCCAAAGGAGTTGAATAAAGAGGAGAAGAAAATCATCGAAGACTTACGCCAAAGCGAAAACTTCCGTGGCGATAACAGCACCAAACGATCTATCTTCGAGAACTTTAAGAAACTGTTTTGTTGAATGAGTTGACAAGTTAGACAAGTTGACGAGTAAACAAGTTAAATGAGTTGACGAGTAAACAAGTTAAATGAGTTGACAAGTGAACAAGTTAACAAGTTAAATGAGTTGACGAGTAAACAAGTTAAATGAGTTGATAAGTCGAACGAATTGACAAGTAAACAAGTTTTTATTAAGCAATGAGTTTACAAATAGAATTGAGATAATGATTATATGCCCCATTAGACTTCTTTGGCTAATGGGGCTAAATCATTTCCTTACATTCCATCACTTACCTTTCATTACAATTCATCACCACCCAACCCCCAACCCCCAACAATGAACTACCAAGAAACCGTAGAATATCTATTCAACAGCACCCCCGTCTTCGAACACGTCGGGGCATCTGCTTATAAAGAAGGACTCGAGACAACAAAGGCTTTGGACGAGCACTTTGGTCATCCACATACCCACTTCCTTTCTATTCATGTTGCAGGAACCAACGGAAAAGGTTCATGCTCCCACACGTTGGCAGCTATCCTCCAAGCTGAAGGATATAAGGTAGGACTCTATACCAGTCCTCACCTCGTTGACTTCCGCGAACGTATCAGAGTCAATGGTGAAATGATATCTGAACAGGAGGTTATCGACTTTGTTGAACAGGAACGCAACTTCTTTGAGCCACTGCACCCTTCTTTCTTTGAACTCACAACAGCCTTAGCTTTCAAGTACTTTGCTGAGCAGAAGGTTGATATTGCTATCATTGAGGTAGGCTTAGGCGGTAGACTTGATTGTACAAACATTATCACTCCTATCTTATCGATTATCACCAATATATCACTCGATCACACCCAGTTCCTCGGTAATACGCTCGCAGCTATCGCAGCAGAGAAGGCTGGTATTATCAAACATCGTGTACCGGTCGTTATTGGTGAGTCTGTCCCTGAAACACAGATTGTTTTCAAGGCAAAAGCACAGAAAGAGGATGCCCTCATTGTCTTTGCTGAAGACATCCCTGCAGTGCTTTCTTCTCGCCCTAACCCCGATGGTAGCATCGCTTATCAGACTCGTTTTTTTGGCGATTTTGTGGGCGAATTAGGTGGTAGCTACCAAGAGAAAAACGCCAACACAGTACTCACTGCGGTCATGCAACTATATAATAAAGGTGTCATCAAGAACGCTGAGAGTATTGCTAAAGGCTTTGCCAATGTTTGCGAACTGACGGGCTTAATGGGTAGGTGGCAGAAACTACAGGCTAACCCGTTGGTCATTTGCGACACAGGACACAACGTTGGCGGATGGACTTACCTTTCCCAACAAATCAAACGTCAACAATGTAAGCAGAAGCGCATTATCTTTGGTATGGTGGATGATAAAGACCTACATGCAGTCATGTCTATGCTCCCCGATGATGCCATTTACTATTGGACACAACCCAGTACACATCGTGCCTTCCCCGCAGAGAAGGTTGCCGCAACAGCCGACGATTACGACCTGCACGGAAAGGTCTTCCCAACCGTCCTTGAAGCCTACCAAGCCGCCCTTCATGATGCCGCCCAATCCGACTTCATCTTCGTTGGTGGCTCCAGCTACGTGGTTGCAGACTTACTGACAAGCCTACAAAAGAAGTAGTAAAAGTCCCTTCCCCATTAACCCCATATCACTACATAAAGTTTAATTTTCGTTTCCTGTCACTTTTAACATTTCCTCTTAGATACTTATAATCAACATATTACAAGTACCTAAGAGGTGACAGAAGTGACAGCAAAGTTGATTTTCATAATTTCACGACCATCTCTGTAAGTTCCAAAACGAAGTGCAATAAAAGAAATCCACTTTTGGGTGATTTTTCTTACTAAAAAGTTTGTATTATCAATAATTATTCGTATCTTTGCTGAGTCAGTCCTCGCCAAGCCTCTTAACAATGCTCAAATCGTGCGAGGCGTTTTTTGTTTATACACATTTGAATATAGTGAATCTTATTCCCTTTACAAAACGATTTGAATCTTCAGAAAATCTCGTTGATTTGCTTGAATCTC contains the following coding sequences:
- a CDS encoding glycoside hydrolase family 2 TIM barrel-domain containing protein, whose amino-acid sequence is MKSIRNIGLLVFLLALAPSVLRAGTWGAKPEHGKTYLISVGQDTKNVLTPYKYSWLRDTGLAFLTYAEGNDAQKWKLIAVSGKQDCYQLVNGDGELAFDMALNEEKKVSGYPCMWTQSIANPNQQIYITKKGSGYKLSAVSARNGQTYYVTFGSISSVNGYYCGYENSEASAATLQFKEVPAVVIPEGADWENAKVYERNKERAHATYMPYPSTKAMKADAQRYDKPWLDPTGANYLSLNGTWKLRWSEGAKPVLLGKDDFWGDGVSTEGSAWNDITVPSCLEMNGYGLPMYVNVDYPFEDQQPYVRMKGDLKNSVGSYRRDFTLPAGWENKRVFLHFDGIYSAAYVYVNGNEVGYTEGANNVSEFDITKYLHTGKNNVAVQVIRWSDGSYLEGQDMWHMSGIHRDVYLVATPKTYLADHYIKSTVTPGATTAAMGSAATSVDLTVCNRDKTAAQKTVTVTLFDPSGKEVKKLKSDFVFAAGDSLKTQTVDFGTLSNVKLWSAETPTLYTFTFSQSQDGKEEEAFSTKYGFRKIDLSKGYLEVNGRRTYLKGANTQDTDPLHGRSISTDLMLKDIAMMKQSNMNTVRTSHYPRHAKMMAMFDHFGLFVVDEADMELHRNWEGSKTIINNTDWTGAIVDRDVRNTLRDRNHPSVVFWSLGNESGSGLNIMAAYNAVKELDNRYIHYEGSTRDKAEGTDIHSVMYPAMDAWRSGTTGPVTSDVNHPNTNKPYFMCEYAHAMGNAVGNLREYWEAMEGSQMGVGGCIWDWVDQSIYSYDAIKNNQLTKNGFPAYITGYDCPGPHQYNFVNNGLVNADRAWSAELDEVKRIYQWVGFDLNKDSRQVKLTNKYLDRNLNQFYLKWTLLADGKPVQDGIVKKLNCAAGGTETIDLKYSPTAFAGKELFLNIGLYTKEETNWCDRDYPVAEFQQQLAQRTEVLDKVDNTKADALHATKNSDGGYTYANSKQKVTFDGQGNITLWSYDGKNLFMPEAGPRFDRYRWIENDGPMEAYGNAATDNGVTSQTATFQLSDDGKTATVNVTQNGNYGKATYKYTINANGTIDLASSYEAQGNGARRLGFSLNFPSDMSKVRYYARGPRASYIDRLDGEDFGLYETTVKDMYEPFAHPQSNGNRVGLRWLTLTNNEGTGVKVETAGDVAFSLTPWTDAELRTARHEWELPTSNRTVAHFDAIQRGLGNGSCGPGPLPQYEIQKGKTYSNIVRFIPFSEAADDTANGISAVVNSATTIAQVYDLSGRKLPEPPAKGFYIQGGKVHVN
- a CDS encoding MFS transporter yields the protein MKQKTNYLFPLAIIGLFFFSIGFALGINSYLMPVLEKSMHISGAASSLLLAATFIPFLLFGIPATHCIKAIGYKRTMALSFAIFAAAFGLFILAAKQNSLTWFLIASFVSGAANAVLQASVNPYVTILGPMDSAARRISCMGISNKLAWPVTTLFITLVIGKGIGDTQLTDLYMPFTIIIGIFLLLGVIALMAPLPDVKAAGEDESENGDETAVSSYADGKTSILQFPHLLLGCLALFLYVGVETISLATATGYAKSLGLEGDNYGFIPSVGMIVGYICGVIFIPRYLSQAAAMRICAIIALVGSVAVAVVPDPVISVYCIFLMALGCSLMWPALWPLAMADLGKFTKSGASLLTMAIAGGAVMPWLRGVVQDATSFQTSYWVSVPCFLFILYYGLAGYKIRTKKEE
- a CDS encoding ABC-F family ATP-binding cassette domain-containing protein translates to MITLSNLAIQFGKRVLYKDVNLKFTPGNIYGVIGANGAGKSTLLRAISGDLEPNKGTVELGPGERLSVLEQDHFKYDEYKVMDTVLMGHDALWQNMKEREELYAKPEMTEEDGNRAADLELKFAEMNGWEAESNAAQLLQNLGVKEDLHEKQMSQLSNTEKVRVMLAKALFGKPENLLLDEPTNDLDLETVEWLEDYLGEIDEHQTVLVVSHDRHFLDSVSTQTIDIDFGKVTVFAGNYSFWYESSQLALRQAQNQKMKAEEKKKQLEEFIRRFSANVAKSKQTTSRKKMLERLNVEEIRPSSRKYPGIIFSMEREPGNQILEVENLKAVDEDGTVLFDNVNFNIEKGQKVVFLSRNSKAMTALFEIINGNREPDAGTYNWGVTITTAYLPLDNTEFFDCDLNLVDWLSQFGPGNEVAMKGFLGRMLFKQEEVEKKVNVLSGGEKMRCMIARMQLQNANCLILDTPTNHLDLESIQAFNNNLIGFKGNILFSSHDHEFINTVADRIIELTPKGTIDKLMSYDDYIHDEQIKEQKAGMY
- a CDS encoding nucleotide exchange factor GrpE → MSKKEKNIKIEGEELELNNEETTQNDAEAQAEETNGKETPAEEELDPLTAAQNEAEQWKDKYIRLVAEFDNYKKRTLKEKSELILNGSEKTVAAILPILDDFERATADKTEDPQAIKEGYELIYKKFLKALETLGVNKIKTDNADFNVDYHEAIAIVPGMGDDKKGKVIDCVQTGYTLNDKVIRHAKVAVGQ
- the dnaJ gene encoding molecular chaperone DnaJ, translated to MAKRDYYEVLGVSKNASEDEIKKAYRKLAIKYHPDRNPDDPEAEAKFKEAAEAYDVLHDPQKRQQYDQFGFDAPGGGFGGGSPFGGAGGFSMDDIFSMFGDVFGGRGGGFGGFGGGGHQAPKYRGTDLRLKVRLSLQEVATGVTKKFKVRKDVPCEHCHGSGAEEGSGTETCQNCHGSGVEIRTQQSIFGMMQTQTTCHVCNGEGTIIKNKCTHCHGEGVVKGEEVVEINIPAGVAEGMVVNVPGKGNAGRHNGVAGNIQVYIEEEPNDTFVRDGQNIIYNLLLDFPTAALGGQVDIPTIDGSNVKIKIEPGTQPGKTLRLRGKGLPAVQGYGSGTGDLVVHISIYVPKELNKEEKKIIEDLRQSENFRGDNSTKRSIFENFKKLFC
- a CDS encoding bifunctional folylpolyglutamate synthase/dihydrofolate synthase; this translates as MNYQETVEYLFNSTPVFEHVGASAYKEGLETTKALDEHFGHPHTHFLSIHVAGTNGKGSCSHTLAAILQAEGYKVGLYTSPHLVDFRERIRVNGEMISEQEVIDFVEQERNFFEPLHPSFFELTTALAFKYFAEQKVDIAIIEVGLGGRLDCTNIITPILSIITNISLDHTQFLGNTLAAIAAEKAGIIKHRVPVVIGESVPETQIVFKAKAQKEDALIVFAEDIPAVLSSRPNPDGSIAYQTRFFGDFVGELGGSYQEKNANTVLTAVMQLYNKGVIKNAESIAKGFANVCELTGLMGRWQKLQANPLVICDTGHNVGGWTYLSQQIKRQQCKQKRIIFGMVDDKDLHAVMSMLPDDAIYYWTQPSTHRAFPAEKVAATADDYDLHGKVFPTVLEAYQAALHDAAQSDFIFVGGSSYVVADLLTSLQKK